One window of the Xiphophorus couchianus chromosome 12, X_couchianus-1.0, whole genome shotgun sequence genome contains the following:
- the mlec gene encoding malectin isoform X1 has product MGNLGLGSAAVPPPSNWRAAVASSSSANVTLNIHSLNESQGQAAASRCKHARVLLQGGLWTTGDAVRALVRPVHPDRKRLKAAVEGRASDYGVRLPILRSSPEDQILYQTERYNEDTFGYDVPIRDDGDYILVMKYAEVYFAQSQQKVFDVRVNGHTVVKDLDIFDRVGHSTAHDEIVPFSIKKGKLSVQGEVSTFNGKLTVEFVKGYYDNPKVCALYVMKGTLEDVPKLQPHPGLEKHEDDEEEEEESEAGEEGGKKKVQPGSKYKVQSGPRTPNPYSADNSSLMFPILVAFGVFIPTLFCLCRL; this is encoded by the exons ATGGGGAACCTCGGGTTAGGTAGCGCCGCTGTTCCGCCTCCTTCAAACTGGCGAGCCGCCGTCGCTAGCAGCAGCTCGGCCAACGTTACTCTGAATATCCACTCATTGAATGAAAGTCAGGGGCAGGCTGCGGCCAGTCGCTGCAAACACGCCAGGGTTTTGTTACAGGGTGGCTTGTGGACGACTGGCGACGCTGTGCGAGCATTAGTGCGACCGGTTCACCCCGACAGAAAGAGGCTGAAGGCGGCTGTGGAAGGGAGAG CATCTGATTACGGGGTGCGTCTGCCAATCCTACGCTCCAGTCCGGAGGACCAGATTCTCTACCAGACGGAGCGGTACAATGAAGACACTTTTGGGTATGATGTCCCCATTCGTGACGACGGAGACTATATACTAGTCATGAAATATGCAGAGGTTTACTTTGCACAGTCACAGCAAAAG GTGTTTGACGTCCGCGTAAACGGCCACACTGTGGTTAAGGACCTGGACATCTTTGATCGAGTGGGCCACAGTACCGCTCATGATGAGATAGTGCCGTTCTCTATTAAAAAAGGCAAGCTAAGCGTGCAAGGAGAGGTGTCCACCTTCAACGGCAAGCTCACAGTGGAGTTCGTAAAG GGTTACTATGACAACCCCAAGGTCTGCGCGCTCTACGTCATGAAGGGGACTTTAGAAG ACGTACCGAAGCTTCAGCCTCACCCCGGCCTGGAGAAGCACGAGGatgacgaggaagaggaggaggaaagcgAAGCAGGCGAGGAAGGCGGGAAGAAAAAGGTCCAGCCAGGCTCCAAGTACAAGGTGCAGTCGGGCCCCCGGACGCCGAACCCATACTCAGCCGACAACAGCAGCCTAATGTTCCCCATCCTGGTGGCGTTCGGAGTCTTCATCCCCACGCTGTTCTGCCTCTGCCGGCTGTGA
- the mlec gene encoding malectin isoform X2, translating into MQRVTARLVAGLLAAVLSLLSGQCWADGGGLSLAERVIWAVNAGGDSHVDVHGIHFKKDPLEGKIGKASDYGVRLPILRSSPEDQILYQTERYNEDTFGYDVPIRDDGDYILVMKYAEVYFAQSQQKVFDVRVNGHTVVKDLDIFDRVGHSTAHDEIVPFSIKKGKLSVQGEVSTFNGKLTVEFVKGYYDNPKVCALYVMKGTLEDVPKLQPHPGLEKHEDDEEEEEESEAGEEGGKKKVQPGSKYKVQSGPRTPNPYSADNSSLMFPILVAFGVFIPTLFCLCRL; encoded by the exons ATGCAGCGGGTCACGGCGCGGCTCGTCGCCGGGCTGCTGGCGGCGGTGCTGTCTCTGCTGTCCGGGCAGTGCTGGGCGGACGGCGGGGGCCTCAGCCTCGCAGAGCGGGTTATCTGGGCTGTGAACGCCGGGGGAGACTCGCATGTGGATGTGCACGGTATTCATTTCAAGAAGGACCCATTGGAAGGGAAAATCGGTAAAG CATCTGATTACGGGGTGCGTCTGCCAATCCTACGCTCCAGTCCGGAGGACCAGATTCTCTACCAGACGGAGCGGTACAATGAAGACACTTTTGGGTATGATGTCCCCATTCGTGACGACGGAGACTATATACTAGTCATGAAATATGCAGAGGTTTACTTTGCACAGTCACAGCAAAAG GTGTTTGACGTCCGCGTAAACGGCCACACTGTGGTTAAGGACCTGGACATCTTTGATCGAGTGGGCCACAGTACCGCTCATGATGAGATAGTGCCGTTCTCTATTAAAAAAGGCAAGCTAAGCGTGCAAGGAGAGGTGTCCACCTTCAACGGCAAGCTCACAGTGGAGTTCGTAAAG GGTTACTATGACAACCCCAAGGTCTGCGCGCTCTACGTCATGAAGGGGACTTTAGAAG ACGTACCGAAGCTTCAGCCTCACCCCGGCCTGGAGAAGCACGAGGatgacgaggaagaggaggaggaaagcgAAGCAGGCGAGGAAGGCGGGAAGAAAAAGGTCCAGCCAGGCTCCAAGTACAAGGTGCAGTCGGGCCCCCGGACGCCGAACCCATACTCAGCCGACAACAGCAGCCTAATGTTCCCCATCCTGGTGGCGTTCGGAGTCTTCATCCCCACGCTGTTCTGCCTCTGCCGGCTGTGA